Proteins encoded in a region of the Drosophila busckii strain San Diego stock center, stock number 13000-0081.31 chromosome 2L, ASM1175060v1, whole genome shotgun sequence genome:
- the LOC108594819 gene encoding early boundary activity protein 2-like: protein MEASTQTPKYFYKAHPRLASLIIQVEKLEQELRARRVVTQDCIYLGKNGTQLHSDLYRGINWSNYKSATNELSYLVFGHEVLGTHSLTGRAGPWTVLKKRGVKPPLDPKHVADIVEHIRIHFQATYTVDPTNNRTSPC from the exons ATGGAAGCAAGCACGCAAACACCAAAGTATTTCTACAAAGCACATCCAAGGCTTGCATCGCTGATAATACAGGTCGAAAAATTGGAGCAAGAGCTTCGGGCGAGACGCGTAGTTACGCAGGACTGCATTTATCTCGGCAAAAATGGAACACAACTGCACAGTGATTTGTATCGCGGCATCAATTGGAGCAACTATAAAAGTGCGACCAACGAGCTTAGCTATCTAGTCTTTGGCCATGAAGTCTTGGGCACGCATTCGCTCACCGGCCGAGCTGGACCCTGGACGGTACTAAAAAAACGTGGGGTCAAGCCGCCACTGGATCCAAAGCATGTGGCTGATATAGTAGAGCATATTAGAA TACATTTTCAAGCTACTTATACTGTGGATCCAACGAATAATCGGACAAGCCCTTGTTGA
- the LOC108594708 gene encoding GTP-binding nuclear protein Ran-like, translating to MDLQSNTPTTPTFKCLLLGDSGVGKSTFLRRHATGEFREQHVPTIGLNVHALLLQTSYQAAKLELWDVAGDSRHGGIHNGYFFFAKCAIIMFDLSVPSTAISVSRWLQQLAQICGQDLPIVICGNKAELERMPQQLVLRQQSNLDYCEISACAAWNLDAPLELLCRRLLQRQDLRLIAQPKLLAFESCMCNLNKMKQQMEAVRRKMLVAKDADCNVAEDAENEANQRIILN from the coding sequence atggATCTACAGTCCAACACACCCACCACACCCACCTTTAAGTGCTTGCTATTAGGCGATTCCGGCGTAGGTAAGTCCACTTTCTTGCGCCGTCATGCCACTGGAGAGTTTAGAGAGCAGCATGTGCCCACCATTGGACTCAATGtgcatgcgctgctgctgcagaccaGTTACCAGGCAGCCAAGCTTGAGCTCTGGGATGTTGCAGGCGATTCGCGTCATGGTGGCATTCACAATGGCTACTTCTTCTTTGCCAAATGCGCTATAATAATGTTTGATCTGAGCGTGCCTAGCACTGCAATCAGTGTGTCGcgttggctgcagcagctggcgcaaaTCTGTGGCCAAGACTTGCCCATTGTGATATGCGGCAACAAGGCGGAGCTGGAAcgcatgccacagcagctggtGCTGCGGCAGCAAAGCAACTTGGATTATTGTGAGATCTCCGCATGTGCTGCATGGAATTTGGATGCACCCTTGGAGCTGCTTTGCCGACGACTGCTGCAGCGCCAGGATCTAAGACTCATAGCGCAGCCCAAGCTATTGGCTTTCGAAAGCTGCATGTGCAATTTGAATAAGATGAAGCAGCAAATGGAGGCGGTAAGGCGTAAAATGTTGGTAGCTAAAGACGCCGACTGCAACGTGGCAGAGGACGCCGAAAATGAAGCTAATCAgcgcattattttaaattga